The sequence TGTCGTTGGTTTGTGGTCCAATTGGACAAGCCTACTCGCGGCCATTGTGAGCCGTCTGTCATGCAAGCGACAGACTCGCCGGCCACGACCGCGCGTATTCCCTATCCTCGCAAACCCTGTGTGATGACCGACGACGTCCAAGCCCCGCACCGCCCGCCGCTCGCCGCGGATGAAGCGGCCCGCGCCGACGAGGCTGCCGCAGAGCCTGCCTCGGCGCCGGCCGAAGCGCCCGTCGAAACATCAGCCGCCGCGCCCGTGCGAGCGGCGGCCGCGGCGGCCGCGGCGGCCGGCGCGGGCGAGCTGCGCGCGCTGTTCTCCCGCTGCGGCTGGTTCAACACGCTCGCGCCCGAGCATCAGGCGCTCGTCGTCGCGCAGTCGCACGCCGAGTACCGCGACGCGGGCGACTGGGTCGCGCGCCGGCAGGCGCCTTCCGAATACTGGATCGGCGTGCACCGCGGGCTCGTGAAGCTCGCGATCTACAACGCGTCCGGGCGCGGCTGCACGTTCTCCGGCGTGCCGTCGGGCGGCTGGTTCGGCGAAGGCAGCGTGATCAAGCGCGAGCTGCGCAAGTACGACGTGATCGCGATCCAGCGCTCGCTCGTGCTGTTCGTGCCGAGCGCGACGTTCCACGCGCTCCTCGACAGCAACCTGCCGTTCACGGGCTTCGTGATCCGCCAGTTGAACAACCGGATGGGCGAATTCATCGCGTCGATCCAGAACAGCCGGCTGCTCGACGTGAACGCGCGCGTCGCGCAGTCGCTCGCCCAGCTGTTCAACCCGGACCTGTATCCGGACACCGGCGCGACGCTCGCGATCTCGCAGGAGGAGCTCGGGATGCTGGTCGGCGTGTCGCGGCAGCGAATCAATCAGGCGCTTCAGCATCTCGAGCGGCTCGGCGCGGTGCGGCTCGCGTACAACCAGATCGACGTGCTCGATCTGCCGAAGCTCGCGGCGTTCGGGATGGAGCAGATCTGACGGCCCGGTTGGCGACCGCGGCCGCCATCGCGTTCGCCGTCCATGATGCCGACCGGTCGCGGCCACGCGCGGCCTGCGCTGTCGCCGCCGCCGTCCGCTCCGGCGCATCGAGCCGCCGCGCACACGGAGCCCGTGAGCATCCTGATCGGCCAGACGCAGGTCGCGCTCGCGCGCGAGCGCTCGGCCAAGCGGCTGCGCGAGACGCTCGAATCGAATCTCGAAGCGTTCGAGCGGCGGCGCATCATCGTCAACGACATGCTGTTCCTTGCTCGCCGCGATCGCGGCGAGCGCGCGACCGATCTCGCCGACGTGTCGCTCGCGGCCGAGCTCACGCGCATGCTCGCGTTCCTCGAGATGTCGCTCGACGACGCGCAACTGCGCGCCAAGCTCACGGGCGACGCACGCGCGAGCGTCGATCCGTCGCTGTTCGGCCGCGCGATGACGAACCTCTTGATCAACGCGATCCAGCACACGCGCGCGGAGAACACGATCCGCGCGGCGAGACGGTGGAGATCGCGGTGTCCCATCCGGGCGAGCCGATCGACGCGGCCGCGCGCGCGCATCTGTTCGAGCGCTCCTACCGGATCGAGCAGGCGCGCGCGAACAGCGACGAGAATCACGGGCCCGGGCTGTCGATCGTGAAGGCAGTCGCCGAGATGCACGGCGGCGCCGTGTTCGTGTCGTACGAGGACGGCTGGAACGCGATCGGCTTATCGGTCGCCGCGCAACCGGCCGGCACGGGCCCGCACGCGCACGACCCGCGGCCGGCGGCGGCCGCGCGGCGGCCGGCGTTGAAGACGACTTGAGTGGTGGGGCGTCGTTGCATCGTTGTGCCGGTGCGTCGGCGCATCAGTGCATCGGCGGGTCGTGACATCCGCACATACGCACATACGCACATACGCACATATGCACATATGCACATCGGCACATCGGCACATCGGCGCATTGGCGCATTGGCACATCGGCGCATTGGCGCAGCAAACGCGTCAGGCAACGCACCATGGCGTAGCCGCTATCGCGCGATGCCGCGCGACAGCGCAACGAGCCCGACGAAGCGCGATGGCGATGGCGACGGCGCGATGCCAGCCCTCCCGCGCGCTCTTGCCGTCAATCGCCCGCGCGTGGCCTCGCATGCGCATGCAACGCGGGCACGTATGAAGCAAGCGCGCGGCTCACCGCCCCACCCGCGCCCCACCCGCGCCGGACCACGCCGGACCTCGCCGCAGCCCGCTCCGCCCGTGCGCGCGCGTGCCGAAAGCCGCGCCGTCGCCCGGCGCGATCGACGTGCTCAACGCGCGGCGGCCCGCCTCGCCTCCTCGTCCTGCGTCTCGCGAAGCGGCACCGCATCCTGCCAGCGCCGTACGTAGTCCGGCACGCCGGCGGGCGCGGCGTCCGTGAGCGGCGCGAAGTGCGCTTCGCGCATCGGCAGCACGCCCGCCCATACCGGCAGGCCGAGATCCGCTTCGTCGTCCTTCGGGCCGCCCGTGCGGACCTTCGTCGCGACCTCGTCGAGCGCGATGCGCAGCACCGTCGTCGCCGCGAGCTCGCTCGCATCGCCCGGCCGCGCGTCGCGGCTCCTGCCCGGCGCGATCCGCTCGACGAACGTGTCGAGCACCGCGGCCTTCCGCGCGTCGGGCACGACCTCGAACTCGCCGTAGATCACCGCCGAGCGATAGTTCATCGAATGATTGAACGCCGAGCGCGCGAGCACGAGGCCGTCCAGATGCGTGACGGTCACGCATACCTGCGCGCCCGCGGCCGCGAGCTTCAGCATCCGGCTGCCGTTCGAGCCGTGGATGTACAGATGATCGCCTTCGCGCCAGCACGCGGTCGGGATGCAGTGCACGCCCGAGTCGTCGGCGAAGGCGACATGGCACACGTACGCATCGTCGAGAATCGCCTCGAGCGTCGGGCGATCGTAGTGGCCGCGATAGGCGGCGCGGCGCACGCGGGTGCGCGCGCTCGGCGCGCCCGGGGGGATTGCGGAATCGGCTGCGGTCGAGGTCATCGGCGGGGCTCCTGCATCGGCATGTTCGTTTCGAAGAGCTCGACGATAGAAAATCTGTGGCACCATGGATAGATCCATGCGATTACTGAATTTTGGAGCCACGATGGACTACGGTGTGTTGCTGTCGAACTTCGAACGGGACACCGCGCGCGACGCGCTCGCGCGCGCGTCGCAGCAGCACCGGCTCTACGCGTGCCTGCGCGCGGCGATCCTGAACGGCACGCTCGAAGCCGGCACGTATCTGATGTCGTCGCGCGCGCTCGCCGAGACGCTGCGGATCGCGCGCAACACGGTGCTCTACGCCTACGAGCGGCTCGCCGCCGAGGGCTTCGTCGTCGCGCGGCGGCAAGGCACGATGGTCGCGCGTGTAGGGCTGCCCGCGGCGAGCGCGACCGCCTCGCCCACGCACGCGCGGCCCGCGCTCGCGCGGCGCGTCACCGGGCTGCCGGACATCGACGCCGACGACGAGCGCGAGCCGCTGCCGTTCCTGCCGGGCATGCCCGCGCTCGACCAGTTTCCGCTCGCGCCGTGGCGGCGCGCGGTCGAGCGCGCATGGCGGCGAATCGGTCCGGCGCAACTCGGTCACGCGCCGCTCGGCGGCAATCTGCGGCTGCGGCAGGCGATCGCCGAATATCTGCGCGTGTCGCGCGGCATCGGCTGCGATGCGCAGCAGGTGTTCATCACCGACGGCACGCAGCACGGCCTCGATCTGTGCGCGCGCACGCTCGCCGACGCGGGCGATACCGTCTGGATCGAGCATCCCGGCTACGCCGGCGCGCGCGCCGCGTTCGAGGCGGCCGACCTGCGGCTCGTGCCGATCCCCGTCGATGCGGACGGCCTCGCGCCGAGCGCCGAGCACTGGCGTGCGCATCCGCCGCGGCTTGTCTACATCACGCCGTCGCACCAGTATCCGCTCGGCGCGGTGATGAGCGTGGAGCGGCGCGTCGCGCTCGTCGCGAACGCGCGCGCGGCGGGCGCGTGGATCGTGGAGGACGATTACGACAGCGAGTTCCGCCACTTCGGCGCGCCGCTCGCCGCGCTGCAAAGTCTCGGCGACGACGCGCCCGTCGTCTATCTCGGCACGTTCAGCAAGACGATGTTTCCGACGCTGCGCATCGGCTTCGTCGTCGCGTCGGCGGCGCTCGCGCCGCAACTGCGCCACACGATCGGCGCGCTCGCGCCGCGCGGGCGCCTTGCCGAGCAGCTCGCGCTCGCCGACTTCATCGAAGCGGGCCATTTCACCCGGCATCTGCGCCGGATGCGCCGGCTCTACGAAGAGCGGCGCGACGCGCTGCAGGACGCGCTCGCGCGCCATCTCGGCGGCGCGCTGACGGTGTCGAGCGGCGCGGGCGGCATGCATCTGTCCGCGCGGCTCGATGCGCCTGTCGCCGACGTCGACGTCGCGCGCGCGGCGCTCGCCCGCGCGATCACCGTGCGGCCGCTGTCGCGCTTCTGCCTGCCGGGCACCGATCGCGCCGCATACAACGGCCTCGTGCTCGGCTACGGCGCGGTGCCGACCGAGCAGATCGACGCTTGCGTGCGGCGGCTCGGCGCCGCGATCGACGATGCGCTGCGCGAGGTGACGCAGGCGCCGCGCGACGCCGCGAGATGAACCCCATGGCGGCGCGCGAGCGCGGCGTCTTCGCTTCGTCGGCGGCCACTATCGCCTCTGCATCCTCTGCAGCCGCCGCTGCCTCTATCGCCTCTATCGCCTTGCAGTCTTTGCAGTCTTCGCAGTCTTTACAGTCTTCACGGTCTTCACGGTCTTCGCGGTCTTCGCGGTCCTTGCGGACTTTACAACCTTCGCCCCCACCAGCGTCTTCACGACCTCCACCGCTCCACCCTTTCCACCGCCTCGCCCGACTGCCGACTTCGCGGCTTTCGTCTAAGCTAGTCGCTCGCGTCCGCCGCCGCCGCGCGGCGGATCGTTCTCTCCTTTTTGCGGAGTCTGCCCATGCACATCGACCTCACCGGCAAGACCGCCCTCGTGACCGCCTCGACCGCCGGCATCGGCCTCGCGATCGCCGAGGGACTCGCGCGCGCCGGCGCGCAGTTGTTCATCAACGGCCGCAGCGACGCGTCCGTCAAGGCGGCGCTCGCGCACCTGCGCGTCACCGCGCCCGGCGCGCACGCGCAAGGCGTCGTCGCCGATCTGTCGGACGCTGACGGCGCGCGGCGCGTGATCGACGCCGCGCCGTCGGCCGACATTCTCGTCAACAACGCGGGCATCTACGGCCCGAAGCCGTTCTTCGACATCGACGACGCCGAATGGGAACATTTCTTCCAGGTGAACGTGATGTCGGGCGTGCGGCTCGCGCGCCATTATCTGAAGGGGATGCTCGAGCGCGACTGGGGGCGCGTCGTCTTCATCTCGTCGGAATCGGCGCTCAATGTCCCGGCCGACATGATCCATTACGGCTTCACGAAAACCGCGCAATTGTCGATCTCGCGCGGGCTCGCCAAGCTCGCGGCCGGCAGCCGCGTGACGGTGAACGCGGTGCTGCCCGGCCCGACGATGTCCGACGGCGTGAAGGCGATGCTCAAGGCGACGGCCGACGCCGAGCACACGAGCATCGAGCAGGCGGGGGTCGATTTCGTGCGCACGCACCGCTCGAGCTCGATCATCCAGCGGCCGGCGACTTGCGACGAAGTCGCGAACCTCGTCGTCTACGTGTGCTCGCCGCAGTCGTCGGCGACGACGGGCGCGGCGTTGCGCGTCGACGGCGGCGTCGTAGACACGATCGCCTGACGAACCGAACGGCCGGCGCGTTCGGCGCCGGCTCATCCCGCCTGGCTCGAACGAGCCACAAGAGCCACAAGAGCCACAAGAGCCGCAAGAGCCGCAAGGGCCTCAAGGGCCTCAAGGGCCTCAAGAATCGTATGAGCCACACCGGCCCGTACCAAGCGCTACCCGCACGACTCGCACGGTCCGCGCTACCCGCACGGCCCCGCACGCACCGTACGGCCCAGACAGACCGCCCGATTCCCACGAGGCGCCACCAGCCGAAACGCGCGGCGGCGCGCGCTCAGGCGCGCGGCTCGTCGCGCGTCGAGCGCGCGCCGCCGCGCAGCAGCCCTTCGCGATCGGCTTGCGCGCACGTCGAGAAACCGTGCCGCGAAACGATGCCGCGCCGGTCGAACACGACGTAGTACGGCCGATGGTCGTTGCCGTGGCGTAAATCGTAGTTGTAGCAGACGCCCGCGCCGTTGCGCACCATCCAGACGCTCGCGGGATTGCCGCCCGCCTTCACGATCTGCGCCTGCGTCGCGCCCGGCTGCGCGGCCGCCTTCGGCAGCGGCAGCCTCGCGTACGAAAACGAGTCGAACCAGCCGCCGAACCACGAACAGCCGCTCATCAGCAGCGCGGCGGCAAACGGGCAAGCGAGGGCGGAAACGGTGCGGTTCGTCGTCTGGAATGACATGCGGCTCTAGCTCGGCGGTGCCGTCGCAGTGGAAAACTGCATGCTAATCGACGTTTCGCCGTCTTTTTGTTGAATTTTCTAAAAACAGTCAGAAAAACAACGCCCCGTTCGTTCGGCGTGCGCCGTCAATCGACCCATTCCGCCCACAGCACGGTGAGCACCGTCATCAGCGCGGGACCGACGAACAAGCCAAGCAGCCCGAACGTCTCCGCGCCGCCGAGGATGCCGAACAACACGAGCAGGAACGGCAGCCGCGCCGAGTTGCCGATCAGCACCGGCCGCACGAAGTGCTCGGCGGCGAACACGACGACCGAGCCGAACGCCGCGAGCCCGATCGCCCAACCGAGCGCGCCCTGCACAAAAAGCCACAGCGCCGCGCCGCCGAACACGAGCGGCGCGCAGAACGGCAGCATCGCGGCGATCGCCGTGACGAGGCCGAGCAGCGCCGCATGCGGCAAGCCCGCGAACGCGTACGCGAGCCCGAGCAGCACGCCCTCGCCGAAGCCGACGACGACGAGCCCCGTCACCGTTCCGTACACGGCGGCCGCCATCCGCTGCAGCAGCGCCGCGCCGCTGTCGCCGAACGCGCGCCGCACACCGGTGAGCAGCGATCCCGACAGGCGCGGGCCCGCCTGGAAGATCACGAACAGCGTGACGAGCATGAAGCCGAACAGCACCGCCGCATGCGCGAGCCGCGAGCCGAAATGCCGGCCGAACGTGACGACGCTTGCGCCGTCGACGCCCTTCACCGCCGTCGCCGGATGCAGCGGCTTCGCGAGATTCGCCAGCCACCACGCGCTGGCCTGCTGCGAGCCGAACGGCAGATGCGACAGCACGTCAGGCTCGGGAATGCCCGTCTGCTCGACGCGATGCAGCCAGCCGAGCAGTTCGTGGCTCTGGTCGACCGCCTCGACGAGCCCCGCGGCGATCGGCACGACGACGAGCAGCGCCACCGCCGAGGTCAGCACGGCGGCGACGAGCGTCGCGCGGCCGCGCAACGCGGGCAGCGCGTCGATCCGGCGCAGCGCGGGCCACAGCGCGATCGCCACGACGCACGCCCACGCGATCGCCGGCATGAAATCGCGGATCACCCACAACGCAAGCGCGACGAGCGCCGCATACAGCGCGCCGAGCGCGATCGATTGGGCCTTCGGGCGGCCGGCGGACGCCGGCGGGACAGACGCGTTCTGGACCATGAGGACTCTTCGCGAAAAGTGAAAAAGCGGCGCACGCCGCCGCGGACACCGCCATCTTAAAGGACGCGCGAGGGCGCCCAAGGACGCTCGAGGACATTCGAGGGCGCGTAGGACTCGTCCGGGCTCGCCAGAACTTGCAAGCGCTCCTCAGCGCGCACCGCGGCGCGCGCGAACGCCGGCGCGCGCGGCCGGCGCCCAGCGCAGCGTTTTCGTCATGAACATGCGATTCGTGCCGCGCGAATCGCACGGCACGTCGCCGAAGCGTCGCCAGCCGAACTTCTCGTAGAACGCGGGCGCCTGGAAGCTGATCGTGTACAGCACGGCCGCGCCGCAACCGCGCTGGCGCGCCTCGTCCCCGGCAAGCCGCGGGATCTCGCGCCCACGCCGTCGCCGCGCAGCGCGCCGGTCAGATAGAACACGTCGACGAACCTCAGGCCGAGCAACGTGCAGCCCGTCAGGCCGCCGAGCAGCGCGCCCGTGCACGGATCCCGCGCGAACACCACGAGCGCGCGCTCGTCGATCACGCCGGCGCGCTCGACGTGGTACGCGGCAAGGCCCGCGCCGATGAAATCGATGTCGACCGATTCGGGGCGATCGGTGACGACGAGGGTAACGTTCGGCGGGGCGGTCCTTCGGGCGGAGCGGACAGCTGATCGAATCGGAATTCGATTGGGATGGCCAGCTTATCGCGCGCCATTGCGTGCGTGGCGCGTTTGGACGCGACGATGCGCCCGCCGCACACCCGCCGCACACCCGCCGCACCCG is a genomic window of Burkholderia mallei ATCC 23344 containing:
- a CDS encoding Crp/Fnr family transcriptional regulator, yielding MMTDDVQAPHRPPLAADEAARADEAAAEPASAPAEAPVETSAAAPVRAAAAAAAAAGAGELRALFSRCGWFNTLAPEHQALVVAQSHAEYRDAGDWVARRQAPSEYWIGVHRGLVKLAIYNASGRGCTFSGVPSGGWFGEGSVIKRELRKYDVIAIQRSLVLFVPSATFHALLDSNLPFTGFVIRQLNNRMGEFIASIQNSRLLDVNARVAQSLAQLFNPDLYPDTGATLAISQEELGMLVGVSRQRINQALQHLERLGAVRLAYNQIDVLDLPKLAAFGMEQI
- a CDS encoding ATPase, producing MSILIGQTQVALARERSAKRLRETLESNLEAFERRRIIVNDMLFLARRDRGERATDLADVSLAAELTRMLAFLEMSLDDAQLRAKLTGDARASVDPSLFGRAMTNLLINAIQHTRAENTIRAARRWRSRCPIRASRSTRPRARICSSAPTGSSRRARTATRITGPGCRS
- a CDS encoding ATP-binding protein is translated as MDAAARAHLFERSYRIEQARANSDENHGPGLSIVKAVAEMHGGAVFVSYEDGWNAIGLSVAAQPAGTGPHAHDPRPAAAARRPALKTT
- a CDS encoding pyridoxamine 5'-phosphate oxidase family protein, which gives rise to MTSTAADSAIPPGAPSARTRVRRAAYRGHYDRPTLEAILDDAYVCHVAFADDSGVHCIPTACWREGDHLYIHGSNGSRMLKLAAAGAQVCVTVTHLDGLVLARSAFNHSMNYRSAVIYGEFEVVPDARKAAVLDTFVERIAPGRSRDARPGDASELAATTVLRIALDEVATKVRTGGPKDDEADLGLPVWAGVLPMREAHFAPLTDAAPAGVPDYVRRWQDAVPLRETQDEEARRAAAR
- a CDS encoding PLP-dependent aminotransferase family protein, with the translated sequence MDYGVLLSNFERDTARDALARASQQHRLYACLRAAILNGTLEAGTYLMSSRALAETLRIARNTVLYAYERLAAEGFVVARRQGTMVARVGLPAASATASPTHARPALARRVTGLPDIDADDEREPLPFLPGMPALDQFPLAPWRRAVERAWRRIGPAQLGHAPLGGNLRLRQAIAEYLRVSRGIGCDAQQVFITDGTQHGLDLCARTLADAGDTVWIEHPGYAGARAAFEAADLRLVPIPVDADGLAPSAEHWRAHPPRLVYITPSHQYPLGAVMSVERRVALVANARAAGAWIVEDDYDSEFRHFGAPLAALQSLGDDAPVVYLGTFSKTMFPTLRIGFVVASAALAPQLRHTIGALAPRGRLAEQLALADFIEAGHFTRHLRRMRRLYEERRDALQDALARHLGGALTVSSGAGGMHLSARLDAPVADVDVARAALARAITVRPLSRFCLPGTDRAAYNGLVLGYGAVPTEQIDACVRRLGAAIDDALREVTQAPRDAAR
- a CDS encoding SDR family NAD(P)-dependent oxidoreductase, translating into MHIDLTGKTALVTASTAGIGLAIAEGLARAGAQLFINGRSDASVKAALAHLRVTAPGAHAQGVVADLSDADGARRVIDAAPSADILVNNAGIYGPKPFFDIDDAEWEHFFQVNVMSGVRLARHYLKGMLERDWGRVVFISSESALNVPADMIHYGFTKTAQLSISRGLAKLAAGSRVTVNAVLPGPTMSDGVKAMLKATADAEHTSIEQAGVDFVRTHRSSSIIQRPATCDEVANLVVYVCSPQSSATTGAALRVDGGVVDTIA
- a CDS encoding outer membrane protein assembly factor BamE yields the protein MSFQTTNRTVSALACPFAAALLMSGCSWFGGWFDSFSYARLPLPKAAAQPGATQAQIVKAGGNPASVWMVRNGAGVCYNYDLRHGNDHRPYYVVFDRRGIVSRHGFSTCAQADREGLLRGGARSTRDEPRA
- a CDS encoding AI-2E family transporter gives rise to the protein MVQNASVPPASAGRPKAQSIALGALYAALVALALWVIRDFMPAIAWACVVAIALWPALRRIDALPALRGRATLVAAVLTSAVALLVVVPIAAGLVEAVDQSHELLGWLHRVEQTGIPEPDVLSHLPFGSQQASAWWLANLAKPLHPATAVKGVDGASVVTFGRHFGSRLAHAAVLFGFMLVTLFVIFQAGPRLSGSLLTGVRRAFGDSGAALLQRMAAAVYGTVTGLVVVGFGEGVLLGLAYAFAGLPHAALLGLVTAIAAMLPFCAPLVFGGAALWLFVQGALGWAIGLAAFGSVVVFAAEHFVRPVLIGNSARLPFLLVLFGILGGAETFGLLGLFVGPALMTVLTVLWAEWVD